The segment TACTCCCAGGTACTGGTGCAAAATAGGAGTCAGTTTTAAATGACCCAGAGTTTTTCACTGGGAGTACATCCAACACACCAGCAGGCCGACAGCCAAAGCCGCCCCAGCACCGACGTTGAGCAGAATGGGTTTCCAGTACAGCCATTTGTCTCGTTTCCTCTCCGAGTCAGTCAGTCTCTGTTTCATCAGCTGGACCTTCTGCGAGGTGCTGGCAATCCTCTCCTCACGGTGTCGCTTTCTTACACTGAAATAAGAGTCAGTTAACAGTAAGTAGTCAGCAAACAATATGGAAATCTCATCATATCCTCTTTTTCGACCACAGAAACTTTCCTAATGGACTAGGAACCTTCTGATGAACTCAGTGCATTTCAACCTCTGGGACCAGAGATCTAAATTAAGTTCTGGGACATTCTTTGACCCCCAAAAGTCCCTGATCAGGGGGTTAGTACTTtcagaaagaagaagaactttCGGGCTGACGTTTGCAGGGATGATCGTCGCTGATTAGTCAAACTCCCACAGCATGTTAGGCTTTGCTGTCTGCTTCTTGACTGATTTTAAGAAAGACAGATAGAACAAGAGGGAGAGATCACgaattgagagagagatggCGCTGCAGTGCTGTGAGAAGGTCAATGAGTGAGcgaaataaaatgttatattcTGACTGTTTGACTGCGGTTATGTTTTAAAGCACAAATGAAAACCATTAAACACTCAACAGATGATTTACTGACAGAAGCTCTTAGTTTCATTTCCCTCCTCTGCATTTCATTATACATCCAACTTGCAGTGACACAACAGAGCACAACGGAGCACACAGAGCAGTAAGACAAAACCtaaggtggattttttttttccaatatgtTTTTTAGATGAGATGGGCGGGTGCACTGAACTGCAGGCTGCAGAGTGTGTTCACCCCTGTGACCACCAGCAGCCCTCGTCCCGTCATGTTGCTTTTTCTTACGTCATTGCGCTAACTTGCCTAATCTGCTCTGGTCTTGGGAGCAGGATGGAAATTCAGATAACAATTGGGCTGAAGGAATCTTTTAGGTCATTGAAAAGTTGCCCCTGGAACTCTGGGTTGAAATGCGGCTGATCGCAGAGACAGTCCCACTTGTGTGACAGAGAATTTAAAAATTGTTATAtaacagtgacaaacaaaacagtagGAGGGTTACACATTAGTTTCACTGAGGTCTAAAAGGTGACATTTTACTGCACTGATGGAAACAGCTTGAAAACTTTAACACTGTGGAGTCCAAAGTACaatgaatacattttaatttctcttcCACAATAAACCTGACAAAATTCACTTTAAGAAGCCCTGAGCTGTTACTTACTGCCCTAAGCTCTCTGCCATGTTGTGGTCTTGGCTGTCCGACTCTCCTGCCAGCGGGTGGTCTCCtgaggcaacctgtggctccggaCAGGGTCCTGGCTGACCGTTGGGCCTGCTGTCGTTAAGATGAGGTctgggtggaggtggtggagggggCAGATCTGGCTCCAAGCCATCTCTGAACATTAccttctgcttcttctgctGCAGGGgacaacacacaaagacactaCCTTATGACAGAGGCAAGCTATGGGAAATACTTTGGACTGCCCAAGAGGCAAGGCATTTATTCTACACTTGTGAAGAGTGAATCTCTAGATGACCAAAGTCGCCTTTGGGTTTATACAATTCTGGTTTACAGACTAAAGATTTAAGAATAGCTAATCTAGATTTacataaatgcagcaaaaaatattaaatacaaaTGCAGACTGTTAAAATGGCTTCtcttacattacattacattactctTTGTAGAATTTTTAACTTCCAATCTTTGGCAACTGTTTGAGTTTCTTTGTTGTGCTTTATGTGGGCTGTCTCAAAGGCAGATTTTCGATGGCAAATACATTGCAACAATATTCAAGTAGCAGATCGCTTTTTTTGTCACAGTTGTGGACTTAGAATTTTGTCCTAAAATTTACTTTGATGCTGCAAGATAATTCCAAAAACGGACAGATGCATCGTTGGAGTTTCAAGCTATCAGTTTTACTTTCAAACTTTCAAGAGAAGCAGGTAAAGGTGTGAGGAAACAATATTAATACCAGATGGGTCAGCTGATTTCTCAGTTGCATCGAGCATGGATTAGGCTGATGATATTAGAGGCATAAAATGTGTCTCGTGACACCTCTACCTGCTCCTGATAAtggattttaaaataaagcttgGAACTGCAACAATGCCTAATTTAGCCAGTTAACTAAATCTGTATACTACAGACCGCACAATGGTTTCAGCAACAGCCTGTATTTTATGGAATCAAGTTGCAGAGTTAGGCAGTCACCTGTCTAGTCTCAGATGACAGAGTTTCACGGGAGCTCCCCAACACGGTGTAAATCTCAAAAAAGCCTGAGCATGAGCCCGAGACATTTTACAAGCACAGTGTTACACAGTGTGACTGAGCTACCTGGGCTGCTGAGTGGACTGTCTGGAGGAGCTTGGCGCCCTCAATGACAGCCATGTAGGAGAAGCGGAGCTGGTCGGGGGTCTGGATCAGACCCATGCGGTATTCCCTCATGTCCAGTAGCACCTTCTGTATGTCCACTGATGACGGGTTCTTCCTCCTGTCCATCTACACAACAGATTAACATGTTTAGAATACAGATGAAAGTTAAGCTTATGTTTTCACTAAATACTGAAATGTTCAGACAGGTTAAAGCTACAGTTCAAAATCACTTTGTGTTATATTTgccaaaaatgtcacaatgttCTGAAAGAGGTACATGAGACAGTCtgtaaaaaaacataatgtccCTTCTGCCTCCTCCCCTCCTActgcctctaatggcatttgtTAGAATCAgacctgcagcagcaacaaccaAGCAAAGCTGGAGAGTCTCTCACGCTACTGTCAATAATGTCAATTGCTCCGTTAACTGTGGTCTAACTgtcaaacatatttttatgtatttatgtattatgtattattatgtatttagctgttaaatgagaaagtttgtccAGCTGGTGGGTAGCGCTTGGTACTCTGCTTAAATATATTCAACATGGCAGacaggtcacaaactttctcattttacagctaaacagtacactaaaatgaacatttgaggtgagacataagcaatgcagtaacagacagacggacacagTGCTCGATAtaactgacagctgtgttagggaatcctcagctctgattggttgttttcattcatacgCAGTAAGGCCGTTAGAAATGCTACAAGGCAATAGAGTAGGCAGAGGagtatgatgtttttcacaGAATCTCTCTCATTTGGTGCTGTATGAATATAGTGACAATTTCAGCAAATATCAaaaatgttattgtttataTAAGTTACTAACTGTAGCTTGAACATGACATTAACCTAGGCTAATATCATGTCTGTAATCATGTATGTAGGAGAAGTTGAGGGGTTTTCACAAGTTCTCAGGGATCATGATACCGGAGACACAATTAGGACTGAATCCAAAGGATATCAACTCAGGTCGCATTCTGGGTTGGtctgtgtgtcattttgtgCAATGGTGTGGATCTAAGTAGGCTCACTATCAACTGTTATCTTGATATCTACACATGTCCCATATGATTTAGACATGCTCCTTATTCTATTCTAATAATCAATACGATTTAAATCAAACTTGGAAAGCCTCATGCCGCTTCTTGGAGCAGCAATCGACTTTAAAATGCTGTACGTGCATCAATGCAATGTAATGCTATTCCTAAATTCAGTaaccacattacagttactacCAGATATGCTTAGGCTAAGTGTTATCTGTACATACGCAACTTTTTAGCTAACTGTCTGATCCACAGGCTGAGACTGTCGCTGGAGATGACAGTCTGATGCTGCTATACTGTACGACTGTACTGCCTCAGCCTTCCACTCAAGCTTACGTTAGCTATCCATCATTAGTAACTGACACCAGTGATGCAAGGAACATATTTCACCTAACGCAAGACATGTTCTGGGGATTTTTATGAGCATAttttaaataatacaaaacacagtgcatattcaaaacttttcaaaaatattctGTTAATTCCAAACCATTTACAGGCCTGCAAATCAGTTTTGGTAATCTCATAACTTTCCCTGGAATTTCATAACTGTGGAAACCTGGACTTTTCTTCTTAATGCATGAAAAATGATCTATGCATTTAACCATAACACCAACATGCCACACTTCTCCCTTTGCTGCTCTCACCAAGTATAATCATAAAATGAACATCTCATCTTACTCTCTTGCCAAAGCTTGAATCTCTTGAGTAATATTTTAACTCTTTGCATTCAACTTTAACAGAAGGGAAACACTTCCCTCTAACACTGACTGCATTTGGTGACATTCCCCCCTCCCTGTTCTCACCAGGACCAGGCAGGTGTCCACCAAGGCGAGGGTCCCTGAGCGTCCGATCCCAGCGCTGCAGTGCACCACCGAAGGCCCGTGCTCCGGTCCCAATGAGCCCGACTCCCGAACCTTTAATAGGAAGTTGAGGAAGGAGGCCGGAGATTCTGGGACACCAAAGTCAGGCCACGTGGTGTAGTGAAAGTGGTAGATCTCCCTCGACTCCCCCGTCTGCCACAGAAAACATGTAATGAGTATTGTATAGATGCAGTTCTGCATGACTGGGCTGATCTTCCACAAGTAAAACATCACACAACCCATGAAATCCAGGCATTTATCATCTCCAGACTCAGACGCTGGTTCTCACGATAGTTATGAACACTCAAGATAATACAAGTCAAGACAGGCTCAGAGACAGTAGCTGCCCCACAAATGAAGTCTGGATTAGGTAACGCAAGCAAAGCAAGGGAAGGAACAAATTCACCTCACAAAATATGACTGAAATCGCACAactctgcatttaaaaaaacagaaagatcATCTAACAGTGTGCATCTCATGCTCACCGTTGTGTTTTGCAGTTCTAGCACTCGGATTGTAAAGTAGGATTGGTCCTCCTCTGAAAGTAGCCTGACAACAAACCCTGTGTCTGTGAAAGACATCTGTATCTCTTCTGTAGTGGGCCAGTACTGTGCACACTTTTCCTgttaagacagaaaaaagaaacaaagaaaattagTCTTTGACAGGAAGCCATGTGTCCCAGGCTGCTGAAGAATGAGCTGGCTGAAGTCTTGCAGGATAAATGCACATTGATTGAGGATACATCAGTGGGCGATCACAGAACTGTTCCATGAAATCATGGAACAGGGAATCCATCTTTACCAAGAAATACCACTTACCAATGTGACGGAATGTGCTGTGTACAAACAACACTTTTGATTATGTTACTTACCCTCAGGGTCGTTATCATCAACAGCACTGTGATACGAAACTTGAAAGGACTTGGCAGCTTGTTTCCACAAGTCATAAATGAGCCGATCCCACAAAGCATTGCAAAATATGTAGCTGACTTTAACCCTCTACTCTCACCAGAATGTATAAAAGTCTTGGGGCAAGTTCcacttaaaaatgtgttaaatatcTTACTGTTCTTTCACCTGATGTTTGAGCTTTCTTTTATAGAATGCTGTGTTTACTTTCCCATTTATCTGCTGAAGGGATTAACACTTGAATGTATGAGGAGGATTTTGTAACATCTCAACTAGTTTTGGAATATGCAACTAATGCTTACCATACACTAGAGGACTCTGAAAAACGCTTAAAAGACttaagtctgacaccctctcacatctaaagacaatgtaagtttttagtcacacactgtATAATTTTGGAAAGACTCGGGATCTTGCGGGGTCAATTGTCAATTCAGCATCATtataatccataaagataaactgtatttgcctacaaacttcacattttggattttgtcctCTCAATTCACAACAACCTCTGTTGGTTAGGTATGTTATTTTAGTGGGAGGAGAGCATGGGAATGAGAGGCGACCCAtttcaaaaattaagatttctcactaaaGTAAATGCTGGTTGGTGGATTAGGTACACGCTGAATTTAACagactcttgttcactccacaactccaccagtttctcctccttgaGAACCAAGACTTGTTTATGTTCTTGTGCCTCCCCGGAGTCACAAGAACATAAACAAGTCTTGGTTCTCTTGGTTGTCTACTTGGATTGTTGCTTCCTATTTGGGAAGTTCCATTTTTGTGTGGAAAAACTATATTGGACACAAATCCATATCCAAAGCAGAGCCTTTCTAACATGTCTGAAGTGATCATTTGCGGCTTAAAAGAATCTTGTGAAAAAGTTACTGAGGTTAAGTTCAATGATGTAGTGCTCTTGTTGTAAAATCTTCATAGAGGAGCAATAGATGACCAGGATAAGCAAGTTCATGTgttattttttctaaaaaaaaatgtgtgacaCAGTTTTCCCTTGAATGCATTAATCTGAGTGAAACTAGAAGCTCATACATTTCCAGCCTATCAGCACCTTTTAGTAGGTTGCCTAacaacaaaattatttttttttaccacataaacaaaaacattaatgtaAGTATAAAATGTAACTTTGTCAGCAAATTCatataacatttaaatacagACAAATTCTGTCTCAGTGGATGAAAGAATGACAGATAAAGCCAAACTAATATAGACAATGTATACAAAGTGCCCTGTGTGTGGCAGCTAATACTATCAAGATATGACACCTTAAAACAGACAGCATGGAAATCAGTGATCAGCAAGTGTTGTGGTGTACACTACTCACAGATCCCTTTTCAATGACTCTGTTGAGCATTATAACAGCTTTGGAACACTGCTCCCAAATCATCAGCCAGAAATGACCACAGGTATTCCTCAAAGGCCCCTGTGgaagcaaaaagaaagaaatgtacaTAGAAGAAAGGATCCTGACATTATCAAAAGCTCCAAAACATCAGAGTGAAATCCTGTATCATGGTGCAGATACTGACACTGCTTGTGCTCTGCTGTACCTGAGAAAGAATGTAAGCTCTTTGGGCTTCTTCCACCATGACTAGACTTGCATTGATGTAGTCATTTTCAGAGTTTTCAAGTTTTACCCGACTGTGATCATCTGAAACCAAACGAGAGACAGAGCAATTACAAATCACAAAGATGCAATTGGCAATAATTCAAATGTTCATCAACAGTCTTATTTGTCATAGGACTCACATGGGCTCACATCTCTGTAGCGGTTCAAGTTCCGATTCACTGGAAGTTTTGCCACTTTGTAGGGATATTCACTGGCTTGGTTGCGGATTTCCTGTTggagacaaaaagacaaatagGATGTTAGAAGTATCACATTATGTTGACTAAGAGTTAACAGCAATGGGAGACACAGTGTGAGACAAACTGGTGGATATATATGACATACACCTCCTGCCTGACTAAAGCGGCGCCAAGTAATACTGACAACATTCATGCAAATACCACACATACTGATAAAGGGTCTGTGTTTTGCACTAGATTCGCTGGAACTGCCATCTATA is part of the Epinephelus fuscoguttatus linkage group LG8, E.fuscoguttatus.final_Chr_v1 genome and harbors:
- the ptpn2a gene encoding tyrosine-protein phosphatase non-receptor type 2a isoform X1; the encoded protein is MEQEFEDIDSSGRWQNLYNEIRNQASEYPYKVAKLPVNRNLNRYRDVSPYDHSRVKLENSENDYINASLVMVEEAQRAYILSQGPLRNTCGHFWLMIWEQCSKAVIMLNRVIEKGSEKCAQYWPTTEEIQMSFTDTGFVVRLLSEEDQSYFTIRVLELQNTTTGESREIYHFHYTTWPDFGVPESPASFLNFLLKVRESGSLGPEHGPSVVHCSAGIGRSGTLALVDTCLVLMDRRKNPSSVDIQKVLLDMREYRMGLIQTPDQLRFSYMAVIEGAKLLQTVHSAAQQKKQKVMFRDGLEPDLPPPPPPPRPHLNDSRPNGQPGPCPEPQVASGDHPLAGESDSQDHNMAESLGHVRKRHREERIASTSQKVQLMKQRLTDSERKRDKWLYWKPILLNVGAGAALAVGLLVCWMYSQ
- the ptpn2a gene encoding tyrosine-protein phosphatase non-receptor type 2a isoform X2 — its product is MEQEFEDIDSSGRWQNLYNEIRNQASEYPYKVAKLPVNRNLNRYRDVSPYDHSRVKLENSENDYINASLVMVEEAQRAYILSQGPLRNTCGHFWLMIWEQCSKAVIMLNRVIEKGSEKCAQYWPTTEEIQMSFTDTGFVVRLLSEEDQSYFTIRVLELQNTTTGESREIYHFHYTTWPDFGVPESPASFLNFLLKVRESGSLGPEHGPSVVHCSAGIGRSGTLALVDTCLVLMDRRKNPSSVDIQKVLLDMREYRMGLIQTPDQLRFSYMAVIEGAKLLQTVHSAAQKKQKVMFRDGLEPDLPPPPPPPRPHLNDSRPNGQPGPCPEPQVASGDHPLAGESDSQDHNMAESLGHVRKRHREERIASTSQKVQLMKQRLTDSERKRDKWLYWKPILLNVGAGAALAVGLLVCWMYSQ